A region of Mammaliicoccus sp. Dog046 DNA encodes the following proteins:
- a CDS encoding AbgT family transporter, whose protein sequence is MNQTRQKVSLVNRFLNLIEKVGNRLPDPSILFFFLCAGLIVLSWFISLFDIKVKNPGSGKTIEVTNLISREGFSKIISESITNFSEFPALGLVLAVMLGIGVAEKTGYFDKLMILVVQKAPRKIIVPIIIFVGIIGNSAGDAAPVVLPPLTALVFIKLGYHPIAGLAMAYASALGAFAANVTLGMSDALVYAFTKPAAEIIDKDIHMNVAMNWYFIAASTVVLLPAIYFVSMKIVIPRLGTYQGEHQLNNEQDSEEISSKESRALKYANISIGVVILILLALCIPENGWLRNPKTGSLIENAPLMDGVGMIILVVFFVPGFVYGILSGKIANTKDLGRMLTESMSTMGSFIVIVFFAAQLLAYLEWSNLGVVISVKGAELLQGQNGIVLIIGFIILSSIINLLIGSASAKWAILAPIFIPMFMLLGYHPAFTQMVYRIGDSITNPITPMMPYLPLLLSYAQKYDKNMKLGTLISSLMPYSIVLSIVWPLFMILWFLLGLPLGPGGDIYYHK, encoded by the coding sequence ATGAATCAAACTAGACAAAAAGTTTCGCTCGTAAACAGGTTTTTGAATCTGATTGAAAAGGTAGGTAATCGTTTACCTGACCCAAGTATTTTGTTCTTCTTTTTATGTGCAGGTTTAATTGTACTTTCATGGTTTATTTCATTATTTGATATTAAAGTTAAAAATCCAGGATCGGGAAAAACGATTGAAGTAACGAATCTTATATCAAGAGAAGGTTTTAGTAAGATTATAAGTGAATCGATTACTAACTTTTCAGAGTTCCCTGCTTTAGGATTAGTATTAGCAGTTATGTTAGGGATTGGTGTTGCTGAAAAAACGGGTTATTTTGATAAGTTGATGATATTAGTTGTTCAGAAAGCACCTAGAAAAATCATTGTTCCGATTATTATTTTTGTTGGTATTATCGGTAACTCAGCTGGAGACGCTGCACCAGTAGTACTACCTCCATTAACTGCGCTTGTATTTATTAAGTTGGGTTATCATCCAATAGCAGGTCTTGCTATGGCATATGCTTCGGCATTAGGTGCATTCGCGGCTAATGTAACTTTAGGTATGAGTGATGCACTTGTTTATGCATTCACGAAACCTGCTGCTGAAATTATTGATAAAGATATACATATGAACGTAGCAATGAATTGGTATTTTATTGCTGCATCTACAGTTGTTTTATTACCAGCGATTTATTTTGTAAGTATGAAAATTGTTATTCCACGCCTCGGTACATATCAGGGTGAACATCAACTCAATAATGAACAAGATTCAGAAGAAATTAGCTCAAAGGAAAGCAGAGCTTTAAAATATGCGAATATAAGTATCGGTGTTGTGATTCTCATATTATTAGCTTTATGTATACCTGAAAATGGATGGCTAAGGAATCCAAAGACGGGGAGTTTAATTGAAAATGCACCTCTAATGGATGGTGTTGGGATGATCATTCTTGTTGTGTTCTTTGTTCCAGGATTTGTTTACGGTATCCTTTCAGGTAAAATTGCTAACACGAAAGATTTAGGTAGAATGCTTACGGAATCGATGTCCACGATGGGAAGCTTTATCGTCATTGTATTCTTTGCTGCACAATTATTAGCTTACTTGGAATGGAGTAACTTAGGTGTCGTGATTTCGGTTAAAGGTGCAGAGTTATTACAAGGTCAAAATGGAATTGTTTTAATTATAGGATTTATTATTCTGAGTAGTATTATTAATTTACTTATTGGTAGTGCCTCTGCGAAATGGGCAATATTGGCACCGATATTCATTCCTATGTTTATGTTGTTAGGTTATCATCCAGCATTTACACAAATGGTATACAGAATTGGTGACTCGATCACAAATCCAATTACGCCTATGATGCCATACTTACCATTGTTACTATCATATGCTCAAAAGTATGATAAAAACATGAAGTTAGGGACATTAATTTCAAGTTTAATGCCGTATTCAATAGTATTATCCATTGTGTGGCCACTATTTATGATTTTATGGTTCTTATTAGGGTTACCACTTGGTCCAGGTGGAGATATTTATTACCATAAATAA
- the manA gene encoding mannose-6-phosphate isomerase, class I, protein MSPLLLKPVFKERIWGGRQLEQMGYHLPDGNIGECWGISAHVNGPSEIINGPYKGQTLDQVWSLHPEIFGNPSEKKFPLLTKILDANDKLSVQVHPNDAYAYEVENGEYGKTECWYVIDAIEDAEIIYGTYANTKEQLKSYIENEDWNHLFKSVKVEKGDFFYVPAGTVHAIGKGIMILETQQNSDTTYRIYDYDRTDKDGNKRELHIDKSIDVITVGAQSPNVPSKRIDNDEQKGLLLIESEYFTVTKWQIEGTFNFRKPRDYCLVSVIDGSGEIITDGNINQVSKGDHLILTSDDLDNHINGQLEVIISYV, encoded by the coding sequence ATGTCTCCGTTATTATTAAAACCAGTTTTTAAAGAACGTATTTGGGGTGGACGACAATTAGAACAAATGGGCTATCATCTTCCTGACGGGAATATAGGGGAGTGTTGGGGGATATCAGCACATGTGAATGGACCAAGTGAAATCATTAATGGTCCATACAAAGGACAAACGTTGGATCAAGTATGGTCACTTCATCCAGAAATTTTTGGGAATCCATCAGAAAAAAAGTTTCCATTGCTTACAAAAATTTTAGATGCAAATGATAAATTATCAGTACAAGTGCATCCAAATGATGCATATGCATATGAAGTAGAAAACGGCGAATATGGTAAAACTGAATGTTGGTATGTGATTGATGCAATTGAAGATGCAGAAATTATTTATGGTACATATGCAAATACGAAAGAACAATTAAAATCGTATATTGAAAATGAAGATTGGAACCATTTATTTAAAAGCGTAAAAGTAGAAAAAGGTGATTTCTTCTACGTTCCAGCAGGTACTGTACATGCTATTGGTAAAGGAATTATGATTCTTGAAACGCAGCAAAATTCAGACACAACGTATAGAATCTATGATTATGATCGTACAGATAAAGATGGTAACAAACGCGAATTACATATTGATAAGAGTATTGATGTCATCACAGTTGGTGCTCAAAGTCCAAATGTACCATCTAAAAGAATAGACAATGATGAGCAAAAAGGTTTGTTACTTATTGAAAGTGAATATTTCACAGTGACAAAATGGCAAATTGAAGGCACGTTTAATTTCAGAAAACCAAGAGATTACTGCTTGGTGAGTGTTATTGATGGTTCGGGTGAAATCATCACGGATGGTAATATTAATCAAGTGTCTAAAGGAGACCATTTAATATTAACTTCTGATGACTTAGATAATCACATCAATGGCCAACTTGAAGTCATTATTAGTTATGTATAA
- a CDS encoding LysM peptidoglycan-binding domain-containing protein, translating to MKKKTIAAFVGASVAVAVSSQQAEAATYKVKSGDSLWLIADKHNTSISKIKSLNNLSSNVIFPNQVLQLPGSSGSTSTNTGSTSTSTSSTTYYTVKSGDSLSIIAGKYGTTYQKIMSLNGMRNTIIYPGQRLKVNGTASTGSTTTNNSTPSTSTSTSTYTVKSGDSLSIIAAKYGTTYQKIMSLNGLSNFIIYPGQKLKVSGTASSTGSTGTATNTGGGYTSPTFNHQNLYDWGQCTWHVFNRRQAVGKPISTYWWNANNWASAAAKDGYRVNHTPSVGSILQSSVGYYGHVSFVERINSNGSILVSEMNFSAAPGVLTYRTVSASQVSSYNYIH from the coding sequence TTGAAGAAAAAGACAATAGCAGCGTTTGTTGGCGCTTCTGTAGCAGTAGCTGTATCTTCACAACAAGCTGAAGCAGCAACGTATAAAGTTAAAAGTGGAGATTCATTATGGTTAATTGCTGACAAACATAATACATCGATTTCGAAAATTAAGAGTTTGAATAATTTAAGTTCAAACGTTATTTTTCCAAATCAAGTATTACAATTACCTGGCTCATCTGGTTCGACTAGTACGAATACGGGATCTACTTCAACTTCAACGTCATCAACAACATATTATACAGTTAAATCGGGTGATTCACTTTCTATTATTGCGGGGAAATATGGTACAACGTATCAAAAGATTATGTCTTTAAATGGTATGCGTAATACGATTATATATCCTGGTCAAAGATTAAAGGTGAACGGTACAGCAAGTACGGGAAGCACGACAACTAATAACAGTACACCAAGTACATCAACAAGTACTTCAACATACACTGTTAAATCGGGCGATTCATTATCAATTATTGCAGCAAAATATGGTACAACTTATCAAAAAATCATGTCATTAAATGGGTTATCTAACTTCATTATTTATCCGGGACAAAAATTAAAAGTAAGTGGTACTGCATCTAGTACTGGTAGTACAGGCACTGCAACTAATACAGGCGGTGGCTATACGTCTCCTACATTCAATCATCAAAATTTATATGATTGGGGTCAATGTACTTGGCATGTATTTAATCGTCGACAAGCAGTAGGGAAACCAATCAGTACATATTGGTGGAATGCCAATAACTGGGCAAGTGCAGCAGCTAAAGATGGATATAGAGTGAATCATACGCCATCTGTTGGTTCTATCCTACAATCATCTGTTGGTTATTACGGTCATGTTTCATTTGTTGAACGTATTAACTCAAATGGAAGTATCCTTGTTTCTGAAATGAACTTCTCAGCAGCACCGGGCGTATTAACATATAGAACGGT